The genomic stretch GGATTCTGGCTCTGCGTAATGTTGAATGTGTGCATTTAATTGTGTAATATCCAAATTTTAGCTCGTGGGGCACGTTGGTCATGTTTTGATAGGAAACTTTATAAGCCCTTTAGGCCTCTGCGTGAGAGGTATAGTGGGAGTCCatacagatggtgggagagaatgTCCAGTTAAGTGATAAGTTAAATGTGCGTAAGAAGTTTTGGGTAATGGTAATCAGCTGGTTCTAACAATGCTTGCGTTTCAGGTGAACACCATGATTGGGTAAAAGTGTCATTTTTGAGGCGTATCTTTGATAGGCCAGAGTGGTTGTATTCGACATGGGCGTTAGCTGAGCTCGTGAGAAGTGGTTCCATATTACATATCGTGCGAACGATATGAGATAGGGCATCCAAAGTTAGAGAATGTGATGGCTGAGTATTTGCATCGCATTGAATAGGATTGGGATCTGTCGTATAAAATATGTATGTGACGGGTTCCATAATGTTTGAATTGAGCAAAAATGACAAATAGTCATGCAACTAACTATGTAAATAATCATCAAGTGGTAAATAACATagcatattttattaattgatgtGAATCATTCGATAATTTATTTGTGTACAAAAGATAAAATATGGGTGAATTTTCCTTGCGATCTTGAGAAAATTCAGCGCTCTTTTTTCTTGTGAATTTGggaaaacacacaaaaaaaaatgtaGAGCACGAGAGCCTCGCATGAGAGCTCTAGAACTAAGTCGTCCCCTTGAATGTGTAAAAAAGCAGTTTGAATGCTCTATCATTTGCGAGAGGGGGCAACATGGTCATGCACAAGATCGGGGCGCAGTGTGCGAGGCTAAGCATAGGAGCGTAGCCGAGAGGGACAGAGCTGAGGGTTGGTTGTCTTTCCTTTGCACTCGACCTTGGTTCACTGGATCCCTCTTGTTGCGGTAAGTGACCCGAAGGTGGGGGTACGTCGTCGGACCCAACATATGTGTCTAGCAGAGGTGGTCTGGTTTGGAGTGCTAGAAAAGTTCCTCCCATTCTTGGATTGCCAAACTAGTTCTGCTGGAACTGAGGCAGTGTGGGAGTGGGATCCCCCAGGGCTCTGTTGTGGTAGTCAGGGTGAGTTAGACCACATAAGCGGGGTTTTGTGGCTTACACGGGTTAGCGGGACCCTTTCCTTACTTGGACTGGTGGTTAGACTTCATGGAAGCCCACACGAACAGTCTTTGGCAAATGTGCAAATATCACCCCGATTGGGCAGATAAGTTCGCATAGTCAGGTCAAATTAGACTGCGAAATGGCTGGCCCTAGCTCCCCGTCATTTTAGCTAGGTCAGATGAAACTACGTTTGGTTGTGTAGTTCAGAGGAAGGGAAAAGTAGTCTCCTGTAGAACCATTTGATGAAGATTTCACTTTTAAATGTGAGGGGTTTATTGTTATAGTGTAGGTTTGGCGGAGTTGTGCGGTTGTGCCCATAATGGAACAATCAGAAATGGAGTAGTGTTACATGGGAGGTATTCGGTGTAGTTCGTGTGTTGAGTGAATATCGCAAGGGCTATATTTATATTGGGTGGTGGTAGGTGAGTTCCAACCCATGTGAAAAATGATTTGGTTTATTTGGAcaaacatgaaaaaattaaaatgtaCGTGATTGCTGGTGATAGTGTTTAGCATAGACTGAGAGATTTGATTTGTGCTAACGTGGGTGTACTAATTGTGTTGCGTCAGAAGAGATGCTATGTGCAGATTTACGTCAGTgtatattaataaaacaaagcatTGAAGAGTGTTCAAAAAAGGAATGTGTTATATTGCTTTTTATATTTGAGTACATACAGTATTAACCATAGTAATGCTTTTAAGACACCGAATTCCATGTTCGAAGAACACTTTTTCCAGTCTGTATATTTTTCAAAGTGTAAGAGCCTTGCCCTAACGCTTTTGTGATCTCgaagggtccttcccagtttggttctAGCTTCTTCTGATTGCCAGTAACTTTGCGCAGAACCCAGTCCCCTTTTTTGAATGATCGTGAGTTTACCCTTTTATTGTAATAGCGATCTACTGCCTTCTGATATTTCTCGTGTCTGATCTATGCGATCATGCAGAACTCATCCAAAAGGTCAAGGTTGTGGGATAACTGTTCACTATTAGAGACTTGATCAGTGGTGATTTCAGTACGAAGGGTTGGAAGGCCCAATTCTGTTGGGATTACGACTTCTGTTCCGTATACCATTGCGTAGGGTGATTCGCCTGTAGAGGCTCGTTTGGTGGTTTTGTATGCCCAAAGTACCTTTGGTAATTCATCTACCCATGCACCCTTTTTGTCTTCTAGATTCATTTTGATGTTGGCGAAGATAACCTTATGGGAGGCTTCTGATTGTCCATTGCCTTGGGGATAAGTGACGGAGGAGAAACTTGGGTTTATGTGTAAGGTATCACACAATTCTTGGACTTTGGCATTTTTGAATGTTGTCTCATTATCAACGACTATTTCCCAGGGGATTCCGAATTGGCAAATGATGTGCTTCCATATAAAACTCATGGTGTCATTTTTGTTCATGGTTGTGTAGGCTTCTACTactacccattttgtgaagtaattaGTGGCACAAAGCATATCGCTTCCCTCCGGATGTCCTCTGGAGTTCGCCAACCACGTCCATTCCCCAttttgcaaatggccatggggccACAACAGAATGTAGGAGTTGAGCTAGTTGGTGTATGGTGGGTGCAAATCTCTAGCACTGGTCGCACATTTTTGCGTAGTCACAGGCTTCTGTCATCATGAACGACCAGTAGTAGCCTGCCGTTAATGAGTTACGTGCTAAGCTACGTCTCCCTGTGTGGTTTTTGCAGgctccttcatggatttcttccaatatttttttttgctTCTATTGGGCGTAAACACCTCAAGTATGGCCCATTAAAAGATTTACGATATAATGTGTCATTGATCATGGAGTAGTGTTGAGTTCCAAGGCGGAGAAGCTTGGCTTCTTTTGTACTAGTAGGCAGTTTGGATGTGGTTAGGTACCAGTTAATCGGGTCCACCCAACATTTGAGTTCTGCTGTAACGGAGAAAACGTGTGGATCTTCACGTGCAAGAGTCGTGGAAATTGATGAGTGTCGCGAATATTCTCCCGTAGAGGCTTTCTTTGCAAGAGCATCCACCTTCTGATTTAATTCTCGTGGAATCTGGATGAGCTCAAACTATTGGAAATGAGATTTCAGGGTGATTAGTTTTTCAATAGGTCTGTTAGATGAGGTGCCCTTGTATTAAAGTTACCGGACACTTACTCTGTCATTAGTTTAGAATCTCCTCTTACCCGTACTCGCTTGATTCCCATGCTTCGTGCCAATTCCAATCCATAAATtagagcctcgtattcagcttcattttTTGTAGCATGCTGCTCTAATCGTATGGCTTCCTTGATTTTTAATCTAGAGGGTTCCTCGAGGATGATTCCAATTCCAGCTTCCTACGAGTTTGAGGCCCATCTGTATTCATTGTCCATATCCATTCCTCCTCTGAATTTGTCAGTGCTAGAGCGGTTTCGGGTGTAAATGGTTGAATTTCGACTAGGAAATCGACCAATACTTGTCCTTTCTTTGCTTTTCGGCGCTGGAAGTgtatattgtaatgccccaaaatccctaatgtggtttaatggctggattagtaggtcgggagggccataattgttttattgtgtcattaaatgattatatgcatgtctatgtgaaatatattataatatgatgtcaaatgcatgcatgtgggtccacatttgattgtaagggaattttggtaatttggcccgttgagggtatatttgtatgttttggtgcatgcttgtgattaattgttgaggccacattataatgtggatttgttcgagctattcggcatgagacgatctttgaatataaattatcggtttggtcataacaggtttaagttcgaggctcggggtgagtctcggggtgttttggtgattagagcgttaccgggaataaaaTGGTAACGAGATTTGagttattagtatttgagaatatcgagtatagcgagaattggagagtgttaattatgattaacgaaataggtggaagatgacgatttttcccttggggagactttagaagcttttaaatgacctaagggcattaaggtcatttggcatggATATATATGACTTTATTGGCTATAGAAACCTATAGAAAGAACAGACCAAAACAGAGCTTCACCTTCTTCCTCacgttcatcattttctctcttttcttctttggaatttttgaagccaaattgaggaattaagctaggaaactaAAGGTTTGAGCGTAGGAACTTGATTCATTCATTGAAAGGGATTCAAAaccagtttgaggtaagattttatccatgaatttcaagaattgctctgtttttcttatagttttcagccTATGGGTTTTGatatggatagttggaatcaatgggagtttttgagtttggatacttgggttttgatgagggtatgatgtagatgaagtttaggggttaaattggatgtttgggtgaagTTTGGGAGTGGTTTGAAAGCTTGGTTTCAAGGAAAATTGCGAGGTTTTGATGGgggaaaacaggggtttttgggtGCTGGGAGGCAATGCCGCGACGCTTGGGAGGCAATGCCGCGGAAttgggtgcaggagcttgaggctggcgcctctgtttgggaggcgggtCGTGGCATGGTGGAAGTGGGGCCATGGACTTAAGAGATTTTTTTtgccaaaaatgtgtttttgtcatgggaactcaaatcttaggcctcaggatcgttcctactactcagtttagtaggattcgacgtcccggaggctagatcttggttcgagaACTTTTTATTatccattttattgatggaattccatatttggttatgactaggtgaccgctaatggactaaaagactgatcattctcaagggtcgttcttatattaattctcgctcgaaccagaggtaagaaaactgcaccccatatgtgacatgcatagttattcatgatgcatgttgaatgtttaaatgtggacatggattgattattgaatgcttagcaaatcttgctcacttgtgcatgctactgactgaatagtcagaattggcaaaggtgtcagtatcaactgtgaagctgtgactcattagtcaagttcgacagggGTACTGgtcactggtcacacagtgctgactcataagttaggaacggccttagcgtgttcaacgcaagccaacaaagattcgatctaatcgacatctgcattaaatgactcagaagagcgttaatgatggaccgacctcaagttcgatgaatactataagcgcttgtctagccaaaggctagttaattacagccacagtgactatttagtcacatgccTGTGGGTGCggagccccgtgtgacttacccagcagtcactcatctgtttaagctagtgacttacccatcagtcactcatctgtttaagctagtgacttacccagcagtcactcctctgtttaagctagtgacttgcttgtcagtcacttattatggtttaccagaacctcaagtgttaaaccactcatttgaattaagagctataagctccctcatggttaatgtaaccacaaagtgatattcactcatctgttcagagctataagctctgtatgattatcatgatcataatttgatattatatactggcattattgtgttttcttgctgggatttggctcatgggtgctatgtggtgcaggtaaagggaaagaaaagctcacccaaccgtgagtggagagcttaggtggtgatgtgtacatatgtggccgcttaaccaccacgaccaaggagttctcaggggaactaggggttttaccctatttttgccgcttagatcggtgggttgtaaattttataatgtagtgaccattttgcattgtaaacaacttgtaaacgtttttatgggtccatgaacagttttatgttttaaataaaatatatcctttccttttggttggttttccaccttaacctattaatagcACCTATAAGCACGTTTtaaaccaaagaactcgattagcgagttaaattcacggttcaaagttcaccataAGGAtcttggggtaactagggcgttacatatatcaTACATGCCGAGTCCGATTTCCCACTTGGACAGTCTTCCAGAGAGGTCAAGTTTGCTCAAAACCTGCTTCAATGGGTAATTTGTGTATGCCACGATCGTATGTCCTTTGAAGTACTGTCTCAGCTTGTTTTTAGCTGTAACCAGTGCTAATACCAGCTTTTCCATTATGTTGTAACGTGTTTTTGTGTCTAGCAGCATTCTGCTACAGTAGAATACTGACATCTGCTTTCTCTCTTCCTCCCTGAAGAGCAAAGAACTCATGGCAAAGTTAAAAACTGACAAGTATAGGAAGAGATCTTCATTGGGGACTGGAGAGCTCAGTATAGGCGGAGTGCTTAGGTAAACCTTTAGTTCTTCGAAAGCTTTCTTTTGTTTGGCTCCCCATGTTGTATTGGTGGGTTTCTTAATACATTGAAAGAAGGGTTGACAGCGGTCTGACATGCGGGACATAAACCTACCCAGGGCCACTATTTTGCCTGTTATGGTTTGGATATCGCGAACAGTTCTCAGTTCCTTGACTTCCGACAGTGAGGTGATCTGAGTtgggttggcctcgatgcctcatTTGCTGACTACATACCCGAAGAACTATCCTGAAGATACTCTGAAAGCACACTTTgctggattcaacttcatttgatATCTATCAAGTATGTCGAAGCACTCCGTCAGATCTTCCATGTGCGTGATACTTTTCTTGGACTTTACTACCATGTTGTCAATATAGATTTCCATGTCTTTTGCTAGCTGCGCAGTGAAGAGCTTGTTCATTAACCTCTGATATGTCGCTCTTGCATTTTTTAGgccaaaaggcatgaccttgtagcagtaCAGGCCACGCTCTATTGCGAATGCGGTGTGGATTTGATCCTCCTTCTTCATTGGGATCTAGTTATAGTCAGAGTAAGCATCGAGGAAGCTCACTCTTTCATGACCCGCGGTAGCATCTATCATCTAATCAATTTTTGGGAGCGGGTAGCTATCTTtcggacatgctttattcaggttGGTATAGTCGACACATACTCGCTTCTTCCCATTCTTTTTCGCGACCACCACTTGGTTTGCTAGCCAGCTAGGGTATAAGCATTCCTCGATTGCACCTGTGCTTAAAAAATGTTCCTCTTCATCTTGTATTGCTTGATTAACCTCAGGAGCGAACCTTCTCTGCTTTTGTTTGACGGCTGGAAAGTCCTCTGAGATATTGAGGCTATGACACATGATTTCTGGGTTGATGCCGGGGACCAAACAAAAGCCCCGATTCTTGTCTTGAGAAATTTGATTAGCTCTTGCTTTTCACGATCTGGCAATCAGGCACTTACCAGCAAATTTTTAGATAGGTCATTCGGGTCCACGCAAACTTCTTTTAAATCATCAAGAGTTGATTGCGATTTCTTGTGCTCTTCCTCATCCTCTATACTCTTGAGATATGTTGGTAACTTGCCCGCTAATTTCTATTTGGTGTTATCGTTGTCAGAGGCTTGTGCGTCCACATTTTTTACTTCTTTCAGATTTAAGTAGCACTTCCTTGCCTGTCTCTGGAATCCCTTGATTTCGATAGTGTAACATCCATTAGCAGATTGGCACAGCATGACTTGGTGTAAAATGGAGACGACACCCTGCACTGTGGATCCAACTTCGTCCCATGATCGTGTTATAGCTTGTAACAAAATCTATTATCAAGAAGTCAACTTCTAAACTGCATTTTGTGGTGACGACATTCAATTTGACTGCTCCCTTCGGGTAGACTCTTAGGTTGTTGAATCCTAGGACCGCCGCGGTAGAAGATCTGATGAGGCTCTCCTCAAGGCCCATTTTCTGGAAAGCTTCCTAGAAGAGGATATCGACACCGCTGCCCCCATCAACTAAAACTCTTCCCAGCTGGCACCGATCTACTTGGAGCTTTATGACTAATGGATTGTCGTGAGGTAAATGAATTCCTTGTAGGTCTGCTTCTGTGAAATTTATCAGAGTGGCGGGATAGCATCTCTCCTCTGCAGTGATAAAGTTGACGGTGTGTCCCAGCGACCTATACCATTTCACCCTTTCCTCCATTCGCCTCTGATGTTTAGTCTTTCGTTCATCCTTCGTGGTCGATTCTATGATACCATGTATTATTGGGACTTGCTTCAGGGGTTCTTGCGAACTTGAAGAAGCCACGTTCATCGAGATTGGTGCTATTGTGGGTGTTGGAGCGACACAGGGTTGTGGGGAATTCGCTTTATCAAATCCTTTGATGTACTGAGTCAATCTTCAATTTCTCATAAGAGCGTGAATTTGGTTGTGGAGGTTATGGCACTCAGAGATCGTATGTCCATGATCTTTGTGGAAGATGCAGAACCTATTTTTGTCTCTTCTTTTCGGAGGAGCCATGATCTTTCAGGGTTCTCACCAGATAGGACGATCTTTGTTTTCTTCGTAAATGACCTCCTGTGGACGATGAATTCAAAAGAAGAGAATCTTGGGGAATCATGGTTCTTTCTTGatctctcccccccccccccccccctccctttCAGGGGTTCTGATTCAAGCTTCTTTCTCTTATCCTCCTTATCTGGCGAGAACCCTCCATCTTCCCCCCTTTCGGAGGTTCTGATTCAAGCCTCTTTCTCTTATCCTCCCTCATTGATGGAGGAGAGGGATTGCTTGGTGGTGGTTTGGAGATGAGAGTGGTTTTCTTTTGGGCATGTTCGCGACACTCCAAAACTCGAAAGACTCCTTCGGCACAGACCTGTATTTCTGCCATGTCGCATGGTGGGATCATAGTGAGAATTTCATGTAAGAGAGATCCCACTTGCAGAATTTTAACGAAAAGATTGGCTGCAGTTACTGGTTCTACATCGTGGATTTGGTGTACCAAGTTGATAAAGCATTGTAGGTATGGCTTCAGGTGTTCATTTTCTCCCTGCTCAATTTGATAGAGGTCTACCATAGTTCTTGGAGCCTCACTGCTAGCATTGTATTATTGTAAGAACGCTCTGCAGAGGTCGCAGAAGCTATTGACAGAACCAGGTTTGAGCTGCCTGAACCATAACAAGGTTGGTCTGGAAAAGGTGGTGGAGAACACTTTGCAGTGTATACCTTCGTTATTCACTTCTAATGCCATCTTATGTTGAAACTAAAATAAGTGACTAACCAGATCTCCCTTACCGTTAAAGGCTGGCAGAGGAGGGATCACAAATTCCCTCGGTTTCGGGTCATTCTTGATCCATTTAGTGAAGGGTGATTTGTCAGTAGTTCTGGACACCATTTCAACGAAGTCAGTGCCGTGTGCGGGTCGAACCTCAGAGAATTCTGCATGACTTCTCGAAAAATTTCCTCCTTCCAACTTTCCAAGAACCGaacgagggggggggggggttggatCTTCAGTGGTTGCCTCAGGCCTGGCCCAGGTATGGGTTTGTGGGCGACCATGCTCTGTGGCGGCTCTGCTTGTTCGTGGTACCTCCACGTCAGCGTCTTTTTGTACTTCATATGGTTTAGCCTGGTCCTCAACAACCTTCCGCTATTGACGTGTTGGTGATGGCGGCACTAGGGCCTGAGATCCCTCCCTAGCATGAGGGGTGCCATCCTCAGATGGGTCAACCTGGACAATCGGGGTCCTAGATTCACCTGGAATGGATTTACCCTTATCCTGAGTTTTGTGCAGGCCTTcgctttcttttcttaatttggCAATTTCGACCTCCATTTTTTCTTGGGCAGCTGTCAACGTTTTGATGGCCTCATCGGACTTCTGTTGACTAGCCTCCAATAATCGGCACATATTGTCGAGTTGCTCACTGAAGTCTACCGTGGAAGCGACAAGAACGATTGTGGTCGATGCTCAATTAGTTTTCGGCGGCTTGGCTTTCACGTTCGAATGAATCTTGATCTTGTGAAATTTTCTTTATTCAAGATTCCCACATATGGCGCCAAATTGTTGATGCAACAATTTTGATCTTTCTATTTTGGGTGATACACGGTGTCAAATGTCAATTCTCCAATCTTTTTCGGTGACATAGATAGCTCTGATGATCATTGGATCATCTGGgtgtacctgcaagaaagacaatATGATGCTTAAGTCAGTCCCTTTTGCATAAATCAAAGAttggtatttataggacaaaatacTGAAAAAGTAGTTATACAATCCACTCCCTGATTGGCCACTGTTGTAACAGAATTTCCCGCCAAAATGCCTTCTTGTATATTCAATTTGCAGAAAACAGAAGGGAAATTCGCCTTTGACCCATGGCCTCTGTCGGATCCTCCTCTATTATGGTCGAAACGCTTCATTTTACTTATTCccaaaaataacaaaatatttgGGCCGAACATTTTGAGCCCAACAGCTAGCATTCCTCCTCTGAAAGGAACTACAAGCTTAAAGGTAGTCACTCTAGAATATGACATGGTTAGGGTGCATGGAAGGCGTGACTTGAGGCGCCATTGTCAAAGTTTTCGCTAATGCCAAACTAGGGTGTGTCTTAGGTACGTACTCCACCACCACTTTTCTAACAGCACCTACATGGTCATGACACATGACAACCATTGTAGATCCTTTGTCATTGATGGCCACATCAGTTGTAAAACTTATCCATCCTGGAGGAGGTGGCATCCAATGCTCCTTGGTTAATTTATCAAGCTCTCCAATCAAGCGACATTCCTGAACTCTTGATTGGATTTAGCTACAGAGCTTTGGGAAAGGTGTTGGGGAGGATCCATAAGTTATCGCATTCCGCTCCCTCCAATAACATTAATAATGATGGAGACACTGAGGAAAAACTATTCAGCATGTAAGGCCCTCGATCTATTATTGACTACATCAAAGTAGTCGAACCAATCTTTCCAGTTGGTTACACATATTTTCAGGCCTAAAACCTCATGCATTGACAAACCAAAGTCTAGTTGCCCAGGGGCAGTCCCAGAAGATGTGGAAGGTCGTTTCAATCTCATTGCTACATATAACACACTCCACATTGTCTAATGGTATCACTATGCTTAGTTTGCCTCTAGTGGGCAAGGCTTTTTAGTACATCTGCCACCATAAGAATTTTAGGCGTTGATGGACCTTGCTTTTCTAGATGACAACTCACATCGGGTCCTTGGAGAGGTCCCTAAAAAGAATCCCAATGGCTGATCTGATGGTAAAGTTTCCTGTAGGGTCGTATTCCCATAACTATGAGTCCTCCTATTGTTGCATTGGCAGTGAGAAGTTTAAGATTCATTTCACATCGTGAGGCTCAAACCACTCCCTGAGTTTTTTTACATCCCTTCTATTATGGATGATAAACTCACTAACCCAGTTGACCCCATGGCTAGCATCATGCCACGACATTGGATTCTGCACTCCTTTATGAACCCACCCATCGAACCATATGGAGGTTGATCAACCATCACCTATTCTTCTTGCATAAGCCTTTGGAAAGAGTAACCTTAGTGTTAAGAATTACCTTCCACATCGCTAAGTGAGTTCTATTGGGGCTACAATCCAGCAAGGTATCTCCCTTAAGATACTTGGCTCAGATAATCTGATTCCATAAGTTGTACTTCCCTAAAACTAATTCCCAAGCTCTTTTTGTAAGAAAAGCATGGTTAATATTCCCAGTAGATCTGAACCCCAGACTCCACTtagtttctgtaacgccctggatagccaagaccgctacactgtgtgtttataaaggtgtgagacttgctaatcaagtcatttaatcaaaacgtgtcattagttaaagagttctagggctaaaagacattttggcctcaaaagatacattttataaactTATAAatagtttacagaagggatccccacaagatcagtgtttaaaagctggtttacaaaattcaacagttaaaaataaacattagccatactaaggcaaaatacaaggttctggtcctctcgtcctcGTAATCTCcttaaccgtggcggctgagcggcctgacatgtacattcaccctgcagagctctccaatcacggttgatcaatcttgcccttgcctttacctgcaccacgcaacacccgtgagccgaggcccagcaagaaaacaacatactcAACATATACAATAATGACAATCAGACACTTTAATGAGCATGTTCGATCATTCAATCCATAGCATGTAAGCATACCTCAAGGTGCAAACAAACCTCATCTATACTtggattattcaacaatctcactAATTCACATTTATAGCCAATAAAATATTCAATTCAcacaataactagggtcgacaccttaggccgcaccctctgtttaacccactgactccggcccgcttaaaccgagctcagtgcataataagctgtcctcggataccagtgtccgagccgcgccatttgcccaagttaaccgtggcatgcttaggccgttggtttacaatttacatggcataataccattctttcaatcatatatatcagggagcccttagtctcgttcaaatattcaaccgggtgtagttttcttacctttagcttctagatgaaCTAGTTACGGGc from Humulus lupulus chromosome 5, drHumLupu1.1, whole genome shotgun sequence encodes the following:
- the LOC133779682 gene encoding uncharacterized protein LOC133779682, producing the protein MKKEDQIHTAFAIERGLYCYKVMPFGLKNARATYQRLMNKLFTAQLAKDMEIYIDNMVVKSKKSITHMEDLTECFDILDRYQMKLNPAKEEERKQMSVFYCSRMLLDTKTRYNIMEKLVLALVTAKNKLRQYFKGHTIVAYTNYPLKQEAGIGIILEEPSRLKIKEAIRLEQHATKNEAEYEALIYGLELARSMGIKRVRFELIQIPRELNQKVDALAKKASTGEYSRHSSISTTLAREDPHVFSVTAELKCWVDPINWYLTTSKLPTSTKEAKLLRLGTQHYSMINDTLYRKSFNGPYLRCLRPIEAKKNIGRNP